The following proteins come from a genomic window of Streptomyces sp. GS7:
- a CDS encoding FHA domain-containing protein FhaB/FipA: MSELTLTVMRLGFLAVLWLFVIVAVQVIRSDLFGTRVTQRGAARRGGEPRTQRQSAPPQQRRQEGGRGGNRQRRGAPTKLVVSEGTLAGTTVALQGQTISLGRAHDSTIVLDDDYASSRHARIYPDRDGQWIVEDLGSTNGTYLDRTRLTTATPIPLGAPIRIGKTVIELRK, translated from the coding sequence ATGTCAGAGCTGACCCTCACGGTCATGCGGTTGGGTTTCCTCGCCGTACTGTGGCTGTTCGTCATCGTGGCCGTCCAGGTCATCCGCAGCGACCTGTTCGGCACGCGCGTCACACAACGCGGTGCCGCGCGTCGCGGCGGGGAGCCGCGCACCCAGCGCCAGTCCGCGCCGCCGCAGCAGCGGCGCCAGGAAGGCGGTCGCGGCGGCAACCGCCAGCGGCGCGGTGCCCCCACCAAACTGGTGGTCTCCGAAGGCACGTTGGCCGGTACGACCGTCGCCCTCCAGGGGCAGACGATCTCCCTGGGGCGGGCGCACGACTCCACGATCGTGCTGGACGACGACTACGCGTCCAGCAGGCATGCCAGGATCTACCCGGACCGTGACGGCCAGTGGATCGTCGAGGATCTGGGTTCCACCAACGGCACGTACCTTGACCGGACCCGACTGACGACCGCGACACCCATTCCGCTGGGAGCCCCGATCCGCATCGGCAAGACCGTCATCGAGCTGCGGAAGTAG
- a CDS encoding FhaA domain-containing protein produces the protein MGVLKRFEQRLEGLVNGTFAKVFKSEVQPVEIAGALQRECDNNATIWNRDRTVVPNDFIVELSTPDHERLSPYSGQLGDELSGMVRDYAKQQRYTFMGPIKVHLEKADDLDTGLYRVRSRTLASSTSQDHPGQAAAAARTAVPRGGHVSPPPMPTSPPPGGAAPVPRTAPPGAGPQPPAQTRRWIEINGTRHQISRPTLVLGRSTDADVRIDDPGVSRRHCEIRVGTPPTIQDLGSTNGIVVDGQHTTRASLRDGSRIVVGSTTIVYRQAEG, from the coding sequence GTGGGAGTACTGAAGCGCTTCGAGCAGCGACTCGAAGGTCTCGTCAACGGCACCTTCGCCAAGGTGTTCAAGTCCGAGGTGCAGCCCGTTGAGATCGCCGGCGCGCTGCAGCGCGAGTGCGACAACAACGCCACCATCTGGAACCGCGACCGCACGGTCGTCCCCAACGACTTCATCGTCGAACTGAGCACCCCGGACCACGAGCGGCTGAGCCCGTACAGCGGGCAGCTCGGTGACGAGCTCTCCGGCATGGTCCGCGACTACGCCAAGCAGCAGCGGTACACCTTCATGGGCCCGATCAAGGTCCATCTGGAGAAGGCCGACGACCTCGACACCGGCCTCTACCGCGTCCGCAGCCGCACGCTCGCCTCCAGCACGTCCCAGGACCACCCGGGCCAGGCCGCGGCGGCCGCCCGCACCGCGGTGCCCCGCGGCGGTCATGTGAGTCCGCCGCCCATGCCCACGTCCCCGCCCCCCGGCGGCGCGGCGCCCGTACCCCGTACGGCACCGCCCGGTGCGGGGCCGCAGCCCCCCGCGCAGACCAGGCGCTGGATCGAGATCAACGGCACCCGCCACCAGATCTCCCGCCCGACCCTGGTGCTCGGCCGCAGCACCGACGCCGACGTACGGATCGACGACCCGGGTGTCTCCCGGCGTCACTGCGAGATCCGGGTCGGAACGCCCCCCACGATCCAGGATCTGGGATCCACCAACGGCATCGTGGTGGACGGGCAGCACACCACCCGCGCTAGTCTCCGCGACGGCTCGCGGATCGTCGTGGGCAGTACCACCATCGTTTACCGGCAAGCCGAAGGGTGA
- a CDS encoding FMN-dependent NADH-azoreductase gives MATLLLIDSSVFPEGGSASRSVTAAFRKTWEEQHPDGTVIHRDLGADPVPHLDGVGASAGFSDPATHTPEQQAAFALRTQLAEELERADAIVIGAPMYNFTIPSTLKAWLDQAIIMGRTAGENSSLKGKPVTVVASRGGSYAPGTPREPFEYVQNYLEAVLNGGFGLEVDFIVPELTMAPANPAMTELIPLYEASREKAHEEAATKAKALVERLAA, from the coding sequence ATGGCCACGCTTCTGCTCATCGACTCCTCCGTGTTCCCCGAGGGCGGCTCCGCCTCCCGCTCGGTGACCGCGGCCTTCCGCAAGACCTGGGAAGAGCAGCACCCCGACGGCACCGTCATCCACCGCGACCTGGGCGCCGACCCGGTTCCGCACCTCGACGGCGTCGGCGCCTCCGCCGGCTTCTCCGACCCCGCCACCCACACCCCCGAGCAGCAGGCCGCCTTCGCGCTGCGCACCCAGCTCGCCGAGGAGCTGGAGCGGGCCGACGCGATCGTCATAGGCGCGCCCATGTACAACTTCACGATCCCGTCCACCCTGAAGGCGTGGCTCGACCAGGCGATCATCATGGGCCGTACGGCCGGTGAGAACTCGTCCCTCAAGGGCAAGCCGGTCACCGTCGTCGCCAGCCGCGGCGGTTCGTACGCGCCGGGTACCCCGCGCGAGCCCTTCGAGTACGTCCAGAACTACCTGGAGGCCGTGCTGAACGGCGGGTTCGGCCTGGAGGTCGACTTCATCGTGCCCGAGCTGACGATGGCGCCCGCCAACCCGGCGATGACCGAGCTGATCCCGCTGTACGAGGCCTCCCGCGAGAAGGCCCACGAGGAGGCGGCGACCAAGGCCAAGGCCCTCGTCGAGCGCCTCGCCGCCTGA
- a CDS encoding winged helix-turn-helix transcriptional regulator, with the protein MADHSEATCRKVDDGMTRVFELFGKRWTGLIVATLMPGPVHFADLRRAIPGISERMLSDRLMELAATGLVVREVDAGPPLRVSYRLTEAGRAMESALQELGRWAETYLADGGQCPERFRK; encoded by the coding sequence ATGGCGGACCACAGCGAGGCGACGTGCAGGAAGGTCGACGACGGCATGACGCGCGTCTTCGAGCTGTTCGGAAAGCGCTGGACGGGCCTCATCGTGGCGACCCTGATGCCCGGACCCGTGCACTTCGCGGACCTGCGCCGGGCCATCCCCGGGATCAGCGAGCGGATGCTGTCCGACCGCCTGATGGAGCTGGCGGCGACCGGTCTGGTCGTGCGCGAGGTCGACGCCGGGCCCCCGCTGCGGGTCTCCTACCGGCTCACCGAGGCCGGACGCGCGATGGAGTCCGCGCTCCAGGAACTGGGGCGCTGGGCGGAGACCTATCTGGCCGACGGCGGGCAGTGCCCGGAGCGGTTCCGCAAGTAG
- a CDS encoding MarR family winged helix-turn-helix transcriptional regulator — translation MTHRDDSVETIQQEMTAFARRARATAARMHPELSLVSYTLLAHLDDQGGCRATDLAAHYLLDKSTVSRQIAALEKLGFVERRVDPDDQRVQVLHPTAEGAQVLANVTASRRQAFHERLADWDEADLDRFASYLVRYNAAQERLG, via the coding sequence GTGACCCACCGCGACGACTCCGTCGAGACCATCCAGCAGGAGATGACCGCCTTCGCCCGGCGTGCCCGTGCGACGGCCGCGCGGATGCACCCCGAGCTGTCCCTGGTCTCCTACACGCTGCTGGCGCACCTCGATGACCAGGGCGGATGCCGTGCCACCGACCTCGCGGCGCACTACCTCCTGGACAAGTCGACGGTCAGCCGGCAGATCGCCGCCCTGGAGAAGCTCGGGTTCGTCGAGCGCCGCGTGGACCCGGACGACCAGCGCGTCCAGGTGTTGCATCCCACAGCGGAAGGCGCCCAGGTGCTGGCCAACGTCACCGCCAGTCGCCGCCAGGCGTTCCACGAGCGGCTCGCCGACTGGGACGAGGCCGATCTCGACCGGTTCGCGTCGTATCTGGTGCGCTACAACGCCGCGCAGGAGCGGCTCGGCTGA
- a CDS encoding ABC transporter permease codes for MSAVRRTDHRNDHRSERRDAQRGELRHVLTHLITPLLMCIGMGLAYLGAFAHPSPHHLPVAVVGSGTHAQLLAQTINDTAHGDLEARTVPDRAAAVEQLKHQEIFGAYVMGGTGPAAGGAAASGTASGTAPGTTASGAAAPRGTAAKPAPELLVATAGSDTSASVVQKIFTPLAARQGAPLKVTDVAPTTKDDPTGQGIFFLLVAISIGSYASVAVIGGAGAALPMRLRAVLAIGTSFVVSIIGALFAGPVFHLVDHGRWGLWGMAWLYSAGILLIGTGLHTFLKRWTTLGVMALFVMLNFTSSGGIFRPEMQNGFFAALHSFWNGAGFVEGTRSHVYFDGYGLAGHVWTLVGWLLVGLLVVAVAALAERRRRAAEADAVANATAVAAAAIAATVPERAPRRPAARQAQRADAEEEMEEAVGV; via the coding sequence ATGAGCGCGGTCCGACGCACCGACCACCGAAACGACCACCGAAGCGAACGGCGCGACGCCCAACGGGGCGAGCTGCGACACGTACTGACACACCTGATCACCCCGCTCCTGATGTGCATCGGGATGGGACTGGCCTACCTCGGCGCATTCGCCCACCCCTCACCGCACCACCTGCCCGTCGCGGTCGTCGGATCCGGCACCCACGCCCAGCTGCTCGCCCAGACCATCAACGACACGGCACACGGCGACCTGGAGGCACGCACCGTGCCCGACCGCGCCGCGGCCGTCGAGCAGCTGAAGCACCAGGAGATCTTCGGCGCGTACGTGATGGGCGGCACCGGCCCCGCCGCCGGCGGAGCCGCGGCATCGGGCACGGCGTCGGGGACCGCTCCGGGCACCACGGCCTCGGGGGCGGCGGCTCCCCGCGGCACCGCCGCCAAGCCCGCCCCCGAACTGCTCGTCGCCACCGCCGGATCCGACACCAGCGCCTCCGTCGTGCAGAAGATCTTCACCCCGCTCGCCGCCCGGCAGGGCGCCCCCCTGAAGGTCACCGACGTGGCGCCGACCACCAAGGACGACCCCACAGGACAGGGCATCTTCTTCCTGCTCGTCGCGATCAGCATCGGCTCGTACGCCTCCGTCGCCGTCATCGGCGGCGCCGGAGCCGCCCTCCCGATGCGGCTGCGGGCCGTGCTGGCCATCGGCACGTCCTTCGTGGTCAGCATCATCGGAGCGCTGTTCGCCGGCCCCGTCTTCCACCTCGTCGACCACGGCAGGTGGGGACTGTGGGGCATGGCCTGGCTGTACTCCGCGGGCATCCTGCTGATCGGCACCGGCCTGCACACCTTCCTCAAGCGCTGGACGACGCTCGGAGTCATGGCGCTGTTCGTGATGCTCAACTTCACCTCGTCCGGCGGGATCTTCCGCCCCGAGATGCAGAACGGGTTCTTCGCCGCCCTCCACTCCTTCTGGAACGGTGCCGGCTTCGTGGAAGGCACCCGCAGCCACGTCTACTTCGACGGCTACGGCCTCGCCGGCCACGTCTGGACGCTGGTCGGCTGGCTGCTCGTCGGCCTGCTCGTGGTCGCCGTCGCCGCACTCGCCGAACGGCGGCGGCGCGCGGCCGAAGCCGATGCCGTGGCCAACGCGACGGCAGTGGCGGCGGCCGCGATCGCCGCAACGGTGCCGGAGCGGGCACCGCGGCGGCCGGCGGCACGACAGGCGCAACGGGCGGACGCCGAAGAGGAGATGGAAGAAGCGGTGGGGGTGTAG
- a CDS encoding DUF2252 domain-containing protein, translating into MSRVPYVPGFARADRETPSAKARGRSLRERLPRAEQAALRIAADRPDAVAAVEESNAGRLPELTPIRVGRMAASPFAFLRGSAGLMAQDLAASPVTGIGAQICGDAHAANFGLYGDARGDLVIDLNDFDETVHGPWEWDAKRLATSIVLAGREAGAGEDDCHAAARDAAGAYRRTMRLLAKLPVTDAWNAIADEELVSHTDARDLLGTLERVAAKARKNTSARFAAKSTEQGPDGGRRFVDAPPVLRRVPDAEAATVASALAGYLETLPEDRHPLLARYAVHDVAFRVVGTGSVGLRSYVVLLLDHRGEPLVLQVKEARPSVLAPFVTKAGFPAPSATHEGRRVVLGQQRMQVVSDLLLGWATVPDDGGEADGPGIASSDAGDAGVGPGTGDTGARDGRGPGRPFQVRQFRNRKGSVDPARLSAAQLDDYARMTGALLARAHAHSADPRVLAGYCGKGEELDEAIARFAVEYADRTEADHAVLVAAVRSGRIAAESGV; encoded by the coding sequence GTGTCGCGTGTGCCATACGTACCGGGGTTCGCCAGGGCGGACAGGGAAACACCATCGGCCAAGGCCAGGGGCCGGTCGCTGCGGGAACGACTGCCGCGCGCCGAACAGGCCGCACTGCGCATCGCGGCCGACCGGCCCGACGCCGTGGCGGCGGTCGAAGAGTCCAACGCGGGGCGGCTGCCCGAACTGACACCCATCCGCGTCGGACGGATGGCCGCCAGCCCGTTCGCCTTCCTCCGCGGCTCGGCCGGGCTCATGGCGCAGGACCTGGCGGCAAGCCCCGTCACCGGCATAGGCGCCCAGATATGCGGAGATGCCCACGCCGCCAACTTCGGCCTCTACGGCGACGCCCGCGGCGACCTCGTCATCGACCTCAACGACTTCGACGAGACCGTCCACGGGCCGTGGGAATGGGACGCGAAGCGCCTCGCGACCTCGATAGTGCTGGCCGGCCGGGAGGCGGGCGCCGGCGAGGACGACTGCCACGCCGCGGCACGGGACGCGGCCGGCGCGTACCGGCGCACGATGCGGCTGCTCGCGAAGCTGCCGGTGACCGACGCGTGGAACGCCATCGCCGACGAGGAACTGGTGTCGCACACGGACGCCCGGGACCTGCTCGGGACCCTGGAGCGGGTCGCCGCCAAGGCCCGCAAGAACACCAGCGCACGGTTCGCGGCGAAGTCGACGGAGCAAGGACCGGACGGCGGCCGCCGCTTCGTGGACGCGCCGCCGGTACTGCGGCGGGTGCCGGACGCCGAGGCGGCGACGGTCGCCTCCGCGCTCGCCGGGTATCTGGAGACGCTTCCGGAGGACCGTCACCCGCTGCTCGCCAGGTACGCGGTACACGACGTGGCCTTCCGGGTGGTCGGCACGGGAAGCGTCGGACTGCGGTCGTACGTCGTGCTGCTGCTCGACCACCGAGGCGAGCCACTGGTGCTCCAGGTGAAGGAGGCACGCCCTTCGGTGCTGGCACCGTTCGTGACGAAGGCGGGCTTCCCGGCCCCGTCGGCCACACACGAGGGACGTCGGGTGGTGCTCGGGCAGCAACGGATGCAGGTGGTGAGCGACCTGCTGCTGGGGTGGGCGACGGTGCCGGACGACGGAGGGGAAGCGGACGGTCCGGGCATAGCGTCTTCGGACGCGGGTGACGCCGGCGTCGGGCCGGGTACCGGAGATACGGGCGCGCGGGACGGCCGGGGTCCGGGACGGCCGTTCCAGGTACGGCAGTTCAGGAACCGTAAGGGGAGCGTGGATCCGGCCCGGCTCTCCGCGGCGCAACTGGACGACTACGCCCGGATGACCGGAGCGCTGCTGGCCCGCGCCCACGCCCACAGCGCCGATCCGCGGGTGCTGGCCGGGTACTGCGGCAAGGGGGAGGAGCTGGACGAGGCGATAGCGCGCTTCGCGGTCGAGTACGCGGACCGGACGGAAGCGGACCATGCGGTACTGGTCGCGGCGGTGCGGAGCGGACGCATCGCGGCGGAGAGCGGCGTCTGA
- a CDS encoding J domain-containing protein gives MTNSHAENAQDGQDRPDVPGAPGAPAEPRAADARGEARGEGGRDAAAAAGPEGGVPGGPDAAADGQGGHDEATRRLAKAVRAAEQALIEFEIAVETFRVEVENFSRLHHQRLGPMYARLDELDAQIAEAVAARTGDPEDIRKAREARASVLPMPEVEELFHGWLGSEGLFPEAQAMLTDQPVSPPQKVRPSEEARKIYRELVRKAHPDLARDDAERARRDGFIARVNAAYGRGDEAALRELVREWEAGPVLVEERLSESEELYARLEWLARRKELLAAVAGELETSAIGAMIKMAPEDPDGLLDEIAEKLRADVAEREAYLARLVG, from the coding sequence GTGACGAACTCGCACGCGGAGAACGCGCAGGACGGCCAGGACCGACCGGACGTACCGGGGGCACCCGGTGCCCCGGCCGAACCGCGGGCGGCGGACGCCCGCGGGGAGGCGCGGGGCGAAGGGGGGCGTGATGCGGCGGCTGCCGCAGGCCCGGAGGGGGGCGTTCCGGGGGGGCCGGACGCGGCGGCCGACGGCCAGGGCGGGCACGACGAGGCCACGCGGCGGCTGGCGAAGGCGGTGCGGGCCGCCGAGCAGGCGTTGATCGAGTTCGAGATCGCGGTGGAGACGTTCCGGGTGGAGGTGGAGAACTTCTCCCGGCTGCATCATCAGCGGCTCGGCCCCATGTACGCGCGGCTGGACGAGCTCGATGCGCAGATCGCCGAGGCGGTGGCGGCTCGTACCGGCGACCCCGAGGACATCCGCAAGGCCCGGGAGGCGCGGGCGTCGGTGCTGCCGATGCCGGAGGTGGAGGAGCTGTTCCACGGCTGGCTGGGGTCGGAAGGGCTGTTTCCGGAGGCCCAGGCGATGCTCACGGATCAGCCGGTGAGCCCGCCGCAGAAGGTGCGGCCCAGTGAGGAGGCTCGCAAGATCTACCGCGAGCTGGTGCGCAAGGCGCATCCGGATCTGGCGCGGGACGATGCGGAGCGGGCGCGGCGTGACGGGTTCATCGCGCGGGTCAATGCCGCGTACGGGCGGGGTGACGAGGCGGCGCTGCGGGAGCTGGTGCGGGAGTGGGAGGCGGGTCCGGTGCTGGTCGAGGAGCGGCTGAGCGAGAGCGAGGAGCTTTACGCCCGGCTGGAGTGGCTGGCCCGGCGCAAGGAGCTGCTGGCCGCTGTCGCGGGGGAGCTGGAGACCAGCGCCATCGGCGCGATGATCAAGATGGCGCCGGAGGACCCGGACGGGTTGCTGGACGAGATCGCGGAGAAGCTGCGCGCCGACGTCGCAGAACGCGAGGCGTACCTCGCGCGGCTGGTCGGGTAG
- a CDS encoding rhodanese-like domain-containing protein, translating into MQFGSLPTVGVDDLAPGDFLLDVREDDEWEAGHAEGALHIPMSEFVARYGELTEAAPEGGKVFVMCRVGGRSAQVAQYLLQQGIDAVNVAGGMQAWEAAGRPVSDGRGGVGTVV; encoded by the coding sequence ATGCAATTTGGTTCTCTGCCCACGGTCGGTGTCGATGATCTCGCGCCCGGGGACTTCCTGCTGGACGTACGCGAGGACGACGAGTGGGAGGCGGGGCACGCCGAGGGCGCGCTGCACATCCCGATGAGTGAATTCGTCGCTCGTTACGGTGAGTTGACGGAGGCGGCGCCCGAGGGCGGCAAGGTGTTCGTGATGTGCCGGGTCGGTGGGCGTTCGGCGCAGGTGGCGCAGTATCTGCTTCAGCAGGGCATCGACGCGGTGAATGTCGCGGGCGGTATGCAGGCGTGGGAGGCGGCCGGGCGTCCGGTGTCGGACGGCAGGGGCGGCGTGGGGACGGTCGTCTAG
- a CDS encoding acyl-CoA dehydrogenase family protein, with amino-acid sequence MDFTFTEEQQAAVEAAKAVFSGVAPDSVPSPALTPGAVADDFDRPLWRKLAHADLLGLPIAPEYGGSGLDPIALCLVLRESAKVLARVPLLESGAAALTLQKHATDSLRADVLPQIATGDLVITTAAAGRTGHDPAELAATARQDGADWLLDGTHTTVPWAHTSDRILLPAHTPDGHAVLALVPPTHPGVTLAPQISTNGERHAEIRLDSVRLGSRETITDPAAWETLRNLLTTGTCALALGLGERVLAMTSDYTGKREQFGFPVATFQAVAVQTADRFIDLRAMEATLWQAAWRITTDAAGPLPPAGDIAIAKIWAAEGVRRVVQTAQHLHGGFGADTDYPLHRYHAWAKQLELSLGPAAAHEEALGELLAAHPPG; translated from the coding sequence GTGGACTTCACCTTCACCGAGGAGCAGCAGGCCGCCGTGGAAGCGGCCAAGGCCGTCTTCTCAGGCGTCGCACCGGACAGCGTGCCCAGCCCGGCACTCACCCCGGGCGCCGTCGCCGACGACTTCGACCGCCCACTGTGGCGCAAGCTCGCCCACGCCGATCTCCTGGGCCTGCCCATCGCACCCGAGTACGGCGGCTCCGGCCTGGACCCGATCGCCCTCTGCCTGGTGCTGCGCGAGTCGGCCAAAGTACTGGCCCGCGTACCCCTGCTGGAGTCCGGCGCCGCCGCACTCACCCTGCAGAAACACGCCACCGACAGCCTCCGGGCGGACGTACTGCCCCAGATCGCCACCGGCGATCTCGTCATCACCACCGCCGCGGCCGGACGCACCGGCCACGACCCGGCCGAACTCGCCGCAACCGCACGCCAGGACGGCGCCGACTGGCTCCTCGACGGCACCCACACCACCGTCCCCTGGGCCCACACCTCGGACCGGATCCTGCTGCCCGCCCACACCCCCGACGGCCACGCCGTCCTCGCACTCGTTCCGCCGACCCACCCCGGCGTCACACTCGCCCCCCAGATCTCCACCAACGGAGAGCGCCACGCCGAGATCCGGCTGGACTCCGTACGCCTCGGCAGCCGCGAAACGATCACCGACCCGGCAGCCTGGGAAACCCTGCGCAACCTGCTCACCACCGGCACCTGCGCACTCGCACTCGGCCTCGGCGAACGCGTTCTCGCCATGACCAGCGACTACACCGGCAAACGCGAACAGTTCGGCTTCCCCGTGGCCACCTTCCAGGCCGTCGCCGTCCAGACCGCCGACCGCTTCATCGACCTGCGCGCCATGGAAGCCACCCTCTGGCAAGCCGCCTGGCGCATCACCACCGACGCCGCCGGGCCACTCCCGCCCGCGGGAGACATCGCGATCGCCAAGATCTGGGCCGCCGAAGGCGTCCGCCGCGTCGTACAGACCGCGCAGCACCTGCACGGCGGCTTCGGCGCCGACACCGACTACCCGCTGCACCGCTACCACGCCTGGGCCAAACAGCTCGAACTCTCCCTGGGCCCGGCCGCCGCCCACGAGGAAGCACTCGGCGAACTGCTCGCGGCACACCCACCGGGCTGA
- a CDS encoding 2Fe-2S iron-sulfur cluster-binding protein has protein sequence MFHPLQVREIERLTDDAVAVTFTVPPALRTTFRHTPGQHIALRRTVDGQEIRRTYSICTPATGEPVLRVGIRLVEDGAFSTYALKELAVGDTVDVMAPAGRFTLEPRPGQFAGIVGGSGITPVLSIASTLLAEQPDARFCLIRSDRTAASTMFLEEVADLKDRYPERFQLIHALSREEQQAGLPSGRLDEQRLLTLLPALLQVASVDGWFLCGPFGLVQGAERALRALKVPRGRIHEEIFHIDNGAAAPAPAATAPAHSTVTATLDGRSGNWPVHDGESLLEAVLRNRPDAPYACKGGVCGTCRAFLVSGEIRMDRNFALESDEVDAGYVLACQSHPVTEKVELDFDR, from the coding sequence ATGTTCCACCCGCTCCAGGTGCGGGAGATCGAGCGGCTCACGGACGACGCGGTGGCCGTCACGTTCACCGTCCCGCCCGCGCTGCGCACGACGTTCCGGCACACCCCCGGGCAGCACATCGCCCTCCGCAGAACGGTCGACGGCCAGGAGATCCGCCGGACCTACTCCATCTGCACCCCGGCCACCGGCGAACCCGTACTGCGGGTCGGAATCCGACTGGTCGAGGACGGCGCCTTCTCGACCTACGCGCTCAAGGAACTGGCCGTCGGCGACACCGTCGACGTCATGGCCCCGGCCGGCCGCTTCACCCTCGAACCGCGCCCCGGCCAGTTCGCCGGCATCGTCGGCGGCAGCGGGATCACCCCCGTCCTCTCCATCGCCTCCACCCTGCTCGCCGAGCAGCCGGACGCCCGCTTCTGCCTGATCCGCAGCGACCGCACGGCGGCCTCGACGATGTTCCTGGAGGAGGTGGCCGACCTCAAGGACCGCTATCCGGAACGCTTCCAGCTGATCCACGCCCTCTCCCGCGAGGAGCAGCAAGCCGGGCTGCCGTCCGGCCGCCTCGACGAGCAGCGGCTGCTCACGCTGCTGCCCGCACTGCTCCAGGTCGCATCCGTCGACGGCTGGTTCCTGTGCGGCCCCTTCGGTCTCGTCCAGGGTGCCGAACGGGCCCTGCGCGCCCTCAAGGTGCCACGTGGCCGCATCCACGAAGAGATCTTCCACATAGACAACGGCGCCGCGGCCCCGGCGCCCGCCGCCACCGCGCCCGCCCACAGCACGGTGACCGCCACCCTCGACGGCCGCTCGGGCAACTGGCCGGTGCACGACGGCGAATCGCTGCTGGAAGCGGTGCTCCGCAACCGCCCGGACGCGCCGTACGCCTGCAAGGGCGGCGTCTGCGGCACCTGCCGCGCGTTCCTCGTCTCCGGCGAGATCCGGATGGACCGCAACTTCGCCCTGGAGTCCGACGAGGTCGACGCCGGCTATGTACTGGCCTGCCAGTCCCACCCCGTCACGGAGAAGGTCGAGCTGGACTTCGACCGCTGA
- the paaD gene encoding 1,2-phenylacetyl-CoA epoxidase subunit PaaD → MVTPTALEAELLALAGSVPDPELPVLTLAELGVLREVRLTAPDRVEVRLTPTYTGCPAIEAMSADIERVLHDHGIPEVEVHTVLSPPWTTDAITDEGRRKLAEFGIAPPRPTAPAGGPVTVDLTIRCPHCGSTDTTLLSRFSSTACKALRRCESCREPFDHFKEL, encoded by the coding sequence ATGGTGACCCCCACCGCCCTCGAAGCGGAACTGCTCGCCCTGGCCGGCTCGGTCCCCGACCCGGAGCTGCCGGTCCTCACCCTCGCCGAACTCGGCGTACTGCGCGAGGTACGGCTCACCGCCCCGGACCGCGTCGAGGTCCGCCTCACCCCCACCTACACCGGCTGCCCCGCCATCGAGGCGATGTCCGCCGACATAGAACGCGTACTGCACGACCACGGAATACCGGAAGTCGAGGTCCACACGGTCCTCAGCCCGCCATGGACCACGGACGCGATCACCGACGAAGGCCGCCGCAAGCTCGCGGAATTCGGCATCGCCCCACCGCGCCCCACAGCCCCGGCCGGCGGACCGGTCACCGTCGACCTCACGATCCGCTGCCCGCACTGCGGATCGACCGACACCACCCTGCTCAGCCGTTTCTCCTCCACGGCCTGCAAAGCACTGCGCCGCTGCGAGTCCTGCCGCGAACCCTTCGACCACTTCAAGGAGTTGTGA
- the paaC gene encoding 1,2-phenylacetyl-CoA epoxidase subunit PaaC, whose amino-acid sequence MTQLTATPALPLGDDALILSHRLGEWAGNAPVLEEEVALANIALDLLGQARVLLSLAGDEDELAYLREERQFRNLQLVEQPNGDFAHTIARQLYFSTYQELLYAHLATGDSELAPLAGKAVKEVAYHRDHAEQWTLRLGDGTDESHTRMQRALDALWLFTGELFEPVEGLETVPWPALYDRWTARITAILERATLGVPEGPQRGAWTAGAGRQGLHTEPFGRLLAEMQHLHRSHPGATW is encoded by the coding sequence GTGACGCAGCTGACGGCCACCCCGGCCCTGCCCCTCGGGGACGACGCGCTGATCCTCTCCCACCGCCTGGGCGAATGGGCGGGCAACGCCCCCGTCCTGGAAGAGGAGGTCGCCCTTGCCAACATCGCACTGGACCTCCTCGGCCAGGCCCGCGTCCTGCTCTCCCTGGCCGGCGACGAGGACGAACTGGCGTATCTCCGCGAGGAACGGCAGTTCCGCAACCTCCAGCTGGTCGAACAGCCCAACGGCGACTTCGCCCACACCATCGCCCGCCAGCTCTACTTCTCCACGTACCAGGAGCTGCTGTACGCCCATCTCGCCACCGGAGACAGCGAGTTGGCCCCCCTGGCCGGGAAGGCCGTCAAGGAGGTCGCCTACCACCGCGACCACGCCGAGCAGTGGACACTGCGCCTGGGCGACGGCACCGACGAGAGCCACACCCGGATGCAGCGCGCACTGGACGCCCTCTGGCTCTTCACCGGCGAGCTGTTCGAACCGGTGGAAGGGCTGGAAACCGTCCCCTGGCCGGCGCTCTACGACCGATGGACCGCCCGCATCACCGCGATCCTGGAGCGCGCCACCCTCGGCGTCCCCGAAGGCCCCCAGCGCGGCGCCTGGACCGCCGGCGCCGGACGCCAGGGCCTGCACACCGAACCGTTCGGCCGGCTGCTCGCCGAGATGCAGCACCTCCACCGCAGCCACCCGGGGGCGACATGGTGA